One region of Astyanax mexicanus isolate ESR-SI-001 chromosome 15, AstMex3_surface, whole genome shotgun sequence genomic DNA includes:
- the tmem101 gene encoding transmembrane protein 101 isoform X2: MAAPSRREALRLLSQLGAFILTRFGFWNCFSMLMLFAERADVKRKPDIQVPYLYVDMGAAVLCASFMSFGVKRRWFALFSAIQLAFSTYLSYVGGQVHYGDWLKVRMYSRAMAVIGGFLVLASGAGEVYRQKPRTRSLQSTGQVYSLQHSQEDRLAYLDHIPGGEVTVQLLVVVFGVLALSYLSGCYVQLSSQILSVLLPLVILFIDGNIGYWHRSRRVEFWNQMKLIGHNVGIFGAVLILATDG; this comes from the exons ATGGCTGCTCCCAGCAGGCGGGAGGCTCTGCGGCTGCTGTCTCAGCTCGGAGCCTTCATTCTGACCCGGTTCGGGTTCTGGAACTGCTTCAGTATGCTGATGCTCTTCGCTGAGCGGGCTGACGTGAAGAG aaAGCCGGATATTCAGGTGCCATACTTGTACGTTGACATGGGAGCAGCGGTGCTGTGTGCCAGTTTTATGTCGTTTGGAGTGAAGAGAAGGTGGTTCGCTCTGTTTTCAGCCATCCAGCTGGCGTTCAGCACATACCTGTCCTACGTTGGTGGACAAGTCCATTATGGGGACTGGTTAAAG GTCAGAATGTACTCCAGGGCCATGGCTGTCATTGGAGGATTTCTGGTGCTGGCCAGTGGGGCGGGGGAGGTGTACCGGCAGAAACCTCGCACTCGCTCTCTGCAGTCCACGGGACAG gTGTACTCCCTCCAGCACAGCCAAGAGGACAGATTGGCGTACCTGGACCACATCCCTGGAGGAGAGGTCACCGTCCAGCTGCTGGTGGTGGTCTTTGGTGTGCTGGCTCTGTCCTACCTCTCCGGCTGCTACGTGCAGCTTTCCTCTCAGATCCTCTCCGTCCTCCTGCCGCTGGTCATCCTCTTTATAGACGGAAACATCGGGTACTGGCACCGCTCCCGCCGCGTGGAGTTCTGGAACCAGATGAAACTGATTGGGCACAACGTGGGCATTTTCGGGGCGGTGCTTATCTTAGCTACGGATGGTTGA
- the tmem101 gene encoding transmembrane protein 101 isoform X1, whose amino-acid sequence MAAPSRREALRLLSQLGAFILTRFGFWNCFSMLMLFAERADVKRKPDIQVPYLYVDMGAAVLCASFMSFGVKRRWFALFSAIQLAFSTYLSYVGGQVHYGDWLKVRMYSRAMAVIGGFLVLASGAGEVYRQKPRTRSLQSTGQVFLGIYLICLVYSLQHSQEDRLAYLDHIPGGEVTVQLLVVVFGVLALSYLSGCYVQLSSQILSVLLPLVILFIDGNIGYWHRSRRVEFWNQMKLIGHNVGIFGAVLILATDG is encoded by the exons ATGGCTGCTCCCAGCAGGCGGGAGGCTCTGCGGCTGCTGTCTCAGCTCGGAGCCTTCATTCTGACCCGGTTCGGGTTCTGGAACTGCTTCAGTATGCTGATGCTCTTCGCTGAGCGGGCTGACGTGAAGAG aaAGCCGGATATTCAGGTGCCATACTTGTACGTTGACATGGGAGCAGCGGTGCTGTGTGCCAGTTTTATGTCGTTTGGAGTGAAGAGAAGGTGGTTCGCTCTGTTTTCAGCCATCCAGCTGGCGTTCAGCACATACCTGTCCTACGTTGGTGGACAAGTCCATTATGGGGACTGGTTAAAG GTCAGAATGTACTCCAGGGCCATGGCTGTCATTGGAGGATTTCTGGTGCTGGCCAGTGGGGCGGGGGAGGTGTACCGGCAGAAACCTCGCACTCGCTCTCTGCAGTCCACGGGACAGGTCTTCTTGGGAATCTACTTAATCTGTCTG gTGTACTCCCTCCAGCACAGCCAAGAGGACAGATTGGCGTACCTGGACCACATCCCTGGAGGAGAGGTCACCGTCCAGCTGCTGGTGGTGGTCTTTGGTGTGCTGGCTCTGTCCTACCTCTCCGGCTGCTACGTGCAGCTTTCCTCTCAGATCCTCTCCGTCCTCCTGCCGCTGGTCATCCTCTTTATAGACGGAAACATCGGGTACTGGCACCGCTCCCGCCGCGTGGAGTTCTGGAACCAGATGAAACTGATTGGGCACAACGTGGGCATTTTCGGGGCGGTGCTTATCTTAGCTACGGATGGTTGA
- the LOC103024821 gene encoding insulin-like growth factor-binding protein complex acid labile subunit: MIRVICLLLLALYLVTGSKLCPHHCLCYENSDLVDCRARGFTVFPHGIPHGTWLLDLSENRLYELKSSTFTGIWALRILLLQNNAIQAMQPQALASLSFLEKLDLSHNDLRFLVQDFTYGLAALKDLRLAHNSLEFLETRSFAHLESLEKLDMSHNHIRIIQCGAFHGLTSLKQLNLAWNQLSMLQSGLLTMQQKLSVLLLGHNNISSIETEVFTPLHSLSVLGLEANQLGSLKFRTFLNLQTPSTHVQLSENPWVCDCELHRVFSKILHVRRLHIDDYWNITCHTPPLLAGASPALMDSQLCIAETATVLVITATVMVTVVAAIAMAERNRRKKRLNLSKQGSESETALNK; this comes from the exons ATGATTAGGGTCATCTGTCTTTTGCTTCTGGCCTTATATCTGGTGACGGGCTCCAAGCTGTGTCCTCATCACTGCCTGTGTTACGAAAACTCAGACCTGGTGGACTGTCGGGCCAGAGGCTTCACGGTTTTCCCACATGGCATCCCTCATGGAACCTGGCTCCTGGACCTCAGTGAGAACAGACTGTATGAGCTGAAGAGCTCCACGTTTACTGGGATTTGGGCACTGCGCATCCTCCTGCTTCAGAACAATGCCATCCAGGCAATGCAGCCGCAG GCTTTGGCATCTTTGTCTTTTCTGGAGAAGCTGGACCTGAGTCACAATGACCTGCGCTTCCTTGTCCAAGATTTTACCTACGGCTTGGCGGCCCTCAAGGACCTTCGTCTGGCCCACAACTCTCTGGAGTTCCTGGAAACCCGCTCCTTTGCCCATCTGGAGAGCCTAGAGAAGCTGGACATGAGTCACAACCACATTCGGATCATCCAGTGCGGAGCGTTCCACGGGCTTACCAGCCTAAAGCAGCTCAACCTGGCCTGGAACCAACTCTCCATGCTCCAGAGTGGCCTGCTAACCATGCAGCAGAAGCTCAGTGTCCTCCTGCTGGGCCACAATAACATCTCCAGCATTGAGACAGAAGTCTTCACCCCCTTGCACAGCCTCAGTGTACTGGGCCTTGAGGCCAATCAGCTGGGGAGCCTCAAATTCAGGACGTTCCTGAACCTCCAGACCCCCAGCACACACGTGCAACTGTCCGAGAACCCGTGGGTGTGCGACTGCGAGCTGCACCGAGTTTTCAGCAAAATCCTCCACGTTCGGCGCCTCCACATAGACGACTACTGGAACATCACTTGCCACACGCCGCCTCTGCTGGCCGGGGCGTCTCCTGCACTGATGGACAGTCAGCTGTGTATAGCAGAGACCGCCACCGTTCTGGTCATCACAGCGACTGTGATGGTCACAGTGGTGGCTGCGATAGCGATGGCAGAACGAAACCGCAGGAAGAAACGTCTGAATCTGTCAAAGCAAGGGAGCGAGTCTGAAACAGCACTGAACAaatga
- the lsm12b gene encoding protein LSM12 homolog A, whose translation MAAPGPGEYFSVGSSVSCLTCLGQRLQGEVVAFDYQTKMLTLKCASSSGKPNLSDVILVNLAYVSEVEIINDRTETPPPLASLNVGKLASRARTEKEDKLSQAYAISAGVSVEGQQLFQTIHKTIKDCKWQEKNIIVMDDVVISPPYQVENCKGKEGSALSHIRKIVEKHFKDVESQKSMQRSQAQQTQKDSSLSS comes from the exons ATGGCGGCTCCTGGACCGGGGGAGTATTTCAGCGTGGGAAGCAGCGTCTCCTGCCTCACCTGCCTGGGCCAGCGCCTGCAGGGAGAAGTTGTGGCCTTTGATTACCAGACCAAGATGTTAACTCTGA AATGTGCTTCTTCCAGTGGCAAGCCCAACCTCAGTGACGTCATCCTGGTTAACTTAGCCTACGTTTCAGAGGTGGAAATCATTAATGATCGTACTGAGACACCACCTCCTCTAGCATCTTTGAATGTGGGCAAG CTTGCCAGTCGGGCGAGGACGGAAAAGGAAGACAAGTTATCCCAAGCCTATGCAATCAGTGCTGGGGTTTCAGTTGAGGGCCAGCAACTATTCCAGACTATACATAAAAC CATAAAAGACTGTAAATGGCAGGAGAAGAACATTATTGTGATGGATGACGTCGTAATCTCACCGCCGTATCAGGTGGAGAACTGCAAAGGAAAAGAAGGAAGCGCTTTAAGTCATATACGCAAAATC GTTGAGAAACATTTTAAAGATGTGGAATCTCAGAAGTCGATGCAGCGTTCACAAGCACAGCAAACACAGAAGGACTCGTCGTTATCTTCCTGA